Proteins encoded in a region of the Labrus mixtus chromosome 19, fLabMix1.1, whole genome shotgun sequence genome:
- the foxh1 gene encoding forkhead box protein H1, with translation MTKHWPEPSLLAQPSLPHIGEHQGHQLDFHRNVQQSFPPGVVARSNTAQHWPHQYPGHMVPQQLPRLEKSGTRPEHLTSDTAFMDKVSPPRFPNPEDANFKQESINRDSWNSEGDKSGTSGGKKKNYQRYPKPPYSYLAMIAMVIQRSPEKKLTLSEILKEISTLFPFFKGNYKGWRDSVRHNLSSYDCFVKVLKDPGKPQGKGNFWAVELSRVPLELLKRQNTAVSRQDETIFAQDLAPYILQGHKPESEPPTAPVPALPAMRSRNPSPPQEDSFRPKLDSSFAIDSLLHSLRPLSASGDVDVSSRDCWGKLDRTRSSPPPRPRYASSARSASASSASPASTSSSSSDEEWKGMSLSGKRVPQDGEAGSDGYEDYRPPLHKSARRETVAPPWELPTSYAKYAPPNAVAPPSMRFNGGPLVPLHGGLPLYGYGSSPVAPGHFISHAYWPILPNGHVSVQAPPLIMDLDNMLQSVPPNKSVFDVLVPNNQNSLSHHQPPSQYSLQNGHPLNRYSQY, from the exons ATGACAAAACACTGGCCGGAGCCTAGCCTCTTGGCACAACCTTCTCTGCCCCACATCGGAGAGCATCAGGGCCATCAACTTGACTTCCACAGAAATGTTCAGCAGAGTTTTCCTCCAGGCGTTGTAGCGCGGAGCAACACAGCCCAGCATTGGCCTCACCAGTACCCGGGTCATATGGTTCCACAACAACTGCCGCGCTTGGAGAAGTCCGGAACGCGCCCCGAACACCTCACCAGTGACACGGCATTTATGGATAAAGTCTCACCACCAAGATTCCCGAATCCTGAAGATGCCAACTTCAAGCAGGAATCTATTAACCGGGACTCGTGGAACAGTGAAGGGGACAAGAGTGGCACCAGCGGTGGGAAGAAAAAGAACTATCAGCGGTATCCGAAGCCTCCCTACTCGTACCTCGCTATGATTGCAATGGTCATCCAAAGGTCCCCAGAGAAGAAACTCACGTTATCTGAG ATCCTGAAGGAGATCAGCACCCTCTTCCCATTCTTCAAAGGGAACTATAAGGGCTGGCGAGATTCTGTGCGACACAACCTCTCCTCTTATGACTGCTTTGTGAAG GTACTGAAGGACCCAGGGAAGCCTCAAGGCAAGGGCAACTTCTGGGCGGTGGAGCTGAGCCGTGTTCCTCTGGAGCTCCTTAAGAGGCAAAACACGGCAGTGTCCCGCCAGGATGAGACCATCTTCGCCCAGGACCTGGCCCCCTACATCCTGCAGGGACACAAGCCAGAATCTGAACCCCCCACTGCCCCGGTCCCCGCCCTACCTGCGATGCGCTCCAGAAACCCCTCTCCACCGCAGGAGGATTCGTTCCGACCTAAACTGGACTCCTCCTTTGCCATCGACTCTCTACTGCACAGCCTGCGGCCTCTGAGTGCCTCCGGAGACGTGGATGTGTCTTCTAGGGATTGCTGGGGCAAGCTTGATCGGACCCgttcctcacctcctccccgTCCTCGCTATGCCTCCTCCGCTCGCAGTGCCTCGGCAAGCTCTGCCAGCCCAGcatccacttcctcctcctcttccgaTGAAGAATGGAAAGGCATGTCTCTGTCTGGTAAGCGTGTTCCTCAGGATGGCGAGGCTGGGTCAGACGGTTATGAGGACTACAGACCTCCTCTTCACAAATCAGCCAGACGGGAGACTGTTGCACCTCCATGGGAGCTTCCCACCTCCTATGCAAAATATGCTCCTCCTAACGCTGTTGCTCCACCAAGCATGCGATTCAATGGAGGCCCTCTGGTGCCCCTACATGGTGGACTTCCTCTTTATGGCTACGGTAGCTCTCCTGTTGCACCTGGTCACTTTATAAGTCATGCTTATTGGCCTATCCTCCCTAACGGACATGTTTCTGTCCAAGCCCCGCCCCTCATCATGGACCTGGACAACATGTTGCAATCTGTTCCTCCgaataaaagtgtgtttgaCGTGTTGGTACCAAACAATCAGAACTCTCTCTCACATCATCAACCACCCAGTCAATACAGCTTGCAGAATGGACATCCCCTAAACAGGTATTCTCAGTACTGA
- the oplah gene encoding 5-oxoprolinase — MAETKGAFDFAIDRGGTFTDVFARLPDGRERVLKLLSRDPQNYKDAPTEGIRRVLEEETGRVFPRDQPVDTSLIGWIRMGTTVATNALLEREGERTALLVTQGFKDLLHIGTQARPKLFDLEVAVPEVLYEEVIEVDERVVLMQEGCQLPKKGPKRVVTGSTGDSLEVWRELDLDKVEKDLRGVLSRGITSLAVLLLHSYTWSDHEKALGALARRLGFTQVSLSSEVMPMVRAVPRGYTVCADAYLTPKIHQYLKGFTSGFKSGLKDVDVLFMQSDGGLTPMEQFCGSRAVLSGPAGGVVGYAITSYSQKEKKPVIGFDMGGTSTDVSRYAGQYEHVFEATTAGVTLQAPQLDINTVAAGGGSRLFFRSGMFVVGPESAGAHPGPSCYRKGGPLTVTDANLALGRLLPSFFPKIFGPGENEPLSLEETMKHFHQLTQEINLFLSSKQSQGNTNGANHSDNQSSEMSVEEVAMGFIRVANEAMCRPIRALTQAKGHDTSQHVLACFGGAGGQHACAIARALGMKTVFIHKYSGVLSAYGLALADVVEEVQEPCSLTYEQNSFKELDQRVERLSKRCHDTLCARGFTSGQITTEVFLHLRYKGTDCALMVTATGYPSNTQSCRAGDFCSAFTKRYLKEFGFTIPDRPIMVDDIRVRGCGKSGIKSVYKTTTGHGQAKPVTKTKCYFEEGYLDTCVYLWEELLCGPSIQGPAIIIDKNSTILVEPCCEARLTEGGDVCMTVGSDPHCVLGTELNTVQLSIFSHRFMSIAEQMGRVLQRTSISTNIKERLDFSCAVFGPDGGLVSNAPHIPVHLGAMQETVQYQIKSLGNKLKEGDVILSNHPCAGGSHLPDLTVITPVFRKGVSCPVFFVASRGHHADIGGITPGSMPPHSTSLQQEGAVFTSFKLVTGGVFQEEAVTEALMAPAQYPDCSGTRNLHDNLSDLRAQVAANQRGSQLVGELIDSYGLAVVQAYMGYIQSNAELAVRDMLRDFARRRGQQTGSLEVESEDFMDDGTPIRLRVQINEEKGSAVFDFTGTGTEVWGNCNAPRAITLSALIYCLRCMVGQDIPLNQGCLAPIKVIVPPGSILQPSKNAAVVGGNVLTSQRVVDVIFRAFEVCAASQGCMNNISFGSESVGYYETVAGGAGAGPSWTGRSGVHSHMTNTRITDPEILEKRYPVILEQFSLRPGSGGAGNYCGGDGVIRKLMFRSKVVLSVLTERRSTRPYGLQGGEDGAAGMNLLHRADGRVLNLGAKTSISLQPGDMFCLYTPGGGGYGREEDTNKRPQTKRRRLNETFPERGSVFEYRMAQEGV; from the exons ATGGCTGAGACAAAGGGGGCATTTGATTTTGCAATCGACCGGGGTGGCACCTTCACCGATGTGTTTGCCCGACTGCCTGATGGTCGAGAGAGAGTCCTTAAACTGCTGTCCCGGGACCCCCAGAACTACAAAGATGCTCCCACTGAGGGGATACGCAGAGTCCTGGAGGAG GAAACAGGCCGGGTCTTTCCTCGTGACCAGCCTGTCGAcacctctctgattggctggatcAGAATGGGCACGACTGTGGCAACCAACGCACtgctggagagggagggagaaaggacCGCGCTCTTGGTCACACAGGGCTTCAAGGACTTGTTGCACATTGGCACACAGGCCAGACCAAAACTGTTTGACTTG gagGTCGCTGTTCCTGAAGTGCTCTATGAAGAGGTGATCGAGGTGGATGAGCGAGTTGTGCTAATGCAAGAGGGCTGCCAGCTCCCGAAGAAAGGTCCAAAACGTGTTGTCACAG GCAGCACAGGAGATTCCCTGGAGGTGTGGAGGGAGCTGGATCTGGACAAAGTGGAGAAAGACCTGAGAGGAGTTCTGTCTCGCGGGATCACCAGCCTGGCTGTACTTCTGCTGCACTCGTACAC ATGGTCCGATCACGAGAAAGCTCTAGGCGCCCTAGCGCGTCGTCTGGGCTTCACCCAGGTGTCTCTGTCCAGCGAGGTCATGCCTATGGTGCGGGCAGTGCCTCGGGGATACACTGTCTGTGCGGATGCCTACCTCACACCCAAAATCCATCAGTATTTAAAAGGCTTTACCTCTGGGTTCAAGAGTGGCCTGAag GATGTGGACGTTCTCTTCATGCAGTCCGATGGCGGTCTGACTCCAATGGAGCAGTTCTGCGGCTCTCGGGCCGTTCTTTCCGGCCCAGCGGGAGGTGTGGTGGGATACGCCATCACATCTTACAGCCAGAAGGAGAAAAAACCTGTGATTGGTTTTGACATGGGCG gAACATCCACTGATGTAAGTCGTTATGCAGGCCAGTATGAACACGTGTTTGAGGCTACCACAGCTGGAGTCACCCTGCAAGCTCCTCAGCTGGACATCAACACtgtggctgcaggtggaggatcACGACTCTTCTTCAG ATCAGGAATGTTTGTGGTCGGACCAGAGTCTGCTGGTGCACATCCAGGACCATCCTGTTACAGAAAAG GTGGTCCTCTGACTGTAACAGATGCTAACTTAGCCCTGGGTCGGCTGCTCCCCTCCTTCTTCCCAAAGATCTTTGGGCCAGGAGAGAACGAACCGCTGTCATTGGAAGAAACCATGAAGCATTTCCACCAACTGACCCAGGAGATCAACCTCTTCTTGTCTTCTAAACAATCTCAG GGTAACACGAATGGTGCCAATCACTCGGACAACCAATCATCAGAGATGAGTGTTGAGGAGGTTGCTATGGGATTCATTCGGGTTGCCAATGAGGCCATGTGTCGGCCAATCAGAGCTCTGACACAG GCTAAGGGCCATGACACATCTCAGCACGTGTTGGCATGTTTCGGTGGTGCAGGTGGTCAACATGCCTGTGCTATTGCCCGAGCCCTGGGAATGAAGACTGTCTTTATACATAA ATACAGTGGCGTGTTGTCAGCCTATGGTCTGGCTCTGGCTGACGTGGTGGAGGAGGTGCAGGAGCCATGCTCGCTGACGTACGAGCAGAACTCTTTCAAGGAACTGGATCAGAGGGTAGAGCGTCTCTCAAAACGTTGCCACGATACACTCTGTGCACGTGGATTCACCAG TGGTCAGATCACCACTGAGGTTTTCCTCCATCTGCGGTACAAGGGCACTGACTGCGCTCTCATGGTAACTGCTACCGGTTACCCCAGCAACACCCAGTCCTGTCGAGCTGGAGACTTCTGCAGCGCCTTCACTAAGCG TTATCTGAAGGAGTTTGGATTCACTATCCCGGACAGACCCATCATGGTTGATGACATCAGAGTGAGGGGTTGTGGGAAATCTGGTATCAAATCAGTGTATAAAACGACGACAGGACATGGACAGGCCAAACCAGTCACG AAGACCAAGTGTTACTTTGAGGAAGGTTACCTGGACacatgtgtgtatctgtgggAGGAGCTGCTCTGTGGTCCCAGCATCCAGGGACCGGCCATcatcattgacaaaaacag TACCATCCTCGTGGAGCCGTGCTGTGAGGCCCGTCTGACAGAAGGGGGCGACGTTTGTATGACTGTGGGCTCTGACCCTCACTGTGTCCTCGGCACTGAGCTCAACACCGTGCAGCTCTCCATCTTCTCCCACCGCTTCATGAGCATAGCAG AACAAATGGGCCGAGTTCTCCAGAGAACCTCCATCTCCACCAACATAAAGGAGCGACTCGACTTCTCCTGTGCTGTGTTCGGACCAGACGGAGGTTTAGTGTCCAATGCTCCACACATCCCTGTACACCTGGGCGCCATGCAAGAGACCGTCCAGTACCAG ATCAAGTCTTTGGGGAACAAGCTGAAAGAAGGCGATGTTATCCTGAGTAACCACCCTTGTGCCGGGGGCAGCCACCTCCCAGACCTCACAGTTATCACACCG GTGTTTAGGAAGGGGGTGAGTTGTCCGGTGTTCTTTgtagccagcagggggcaccaTGCAGACATCGGAGGCATAACTCCAGGCTCCATGCCCCCCCACTCTACCTCCCTGCAGCAGGAGGGGGCCGTCTTCACTTCCTTTAAACTCGTCACTGGTGGCGTCTTCCAggaagaag CGGTAACTGAAGCTTTGATGGCTCCGGCCCAGTACCCAGACTGCTCTGGGACTCGTAATCTCCATGACAACCTGTCAGACCTGCGGGCTCAGgtggcagccaatcagagaggcaGCCAGCTGGTTGGGGAGTTGATTGACAGCTACGGGTTAGCTGTTGTTCAGGCTTATATGGGATACATTCAG agtAATGCAGAGCTGGCAGTGAGGGACATGCTGAGAGACTTTGCACGTCGTCGCGGGCAACAGACTGGCTCCTTGGAGGTGGAGTCTGAGGATTTCATGGATGATGGGACCCCAATAAGACTGCGGGTTCAGATTAATGAGGAGAAG GGCAGTGCAGTGTTTGACTTCACAGGGACGGGCACAGAGGTGTGGGGGAACTGCAACGCTCCACGTGCCATCACCCTCTCTGCCCTCATCTACTGCCTGCGCTGCATGGTCGGACAGGACATCCCCCTCAACCAG GGCTGTCTTGCACCAATCAAAGTCATCGTCCCCCCCGGCTCGATCCTCCAGCCCTCCAAGAATGCAGCTGTGGTTGGAGGAAATGTGCTCACGTCCCAGAGGGTGGTTGACGTCATCTTTAGGGCGTTTGAGGTGTGCGCTGCTTCGCAG gGCTGCATGAACAACATTTCATTTGGCAGTGAGAGCGTAGGTTATTATGAGACGGTTGCTGGGGGAGCAGGGGCGGGGCCAAGCTGGACTGGGCGGAGTGGAGTTCACAGTCACATGACCAACACCCGAATCACTGACCCGGAGATTTTGGAGAAGAG ATATCCGGTCATTTTAGAGCAGTTTTCTCTGCGGCCCGgctcaggaggagctggaaattACTGCGGTGGAGATGGAGTGATACGGAAACTTATGTTCAGGAGCAAAGTGGTGTTATCTGTTCTGACAGAAAGGCGCTCCACCCGCCCCTACGGCCTGCAGG GGGGTGAGGACGGAGCAGCAGGGATGAATCTGCTTCACAGAGCAGACGGTCGAGTCCTTAACCTGGGAGCCAAAACCAGCATCAGCCTTCAGCCTGGG GACATGTTCTGCCTCTACACTCCTGGAGGAGGGGGGTatggaagagaggaggacacaaacAAGAGACCCCAGACAAAGCGTAGGCGCTTGAATGAGACATTCCCTGAGAGAGGCAGCGTCTTCGAATACAGGATGGCCCAAGAAGGAGTGTga